GTTGGTCGCTTGTTTTATCTGATGAGCTGCCTATCTGTTTTTGTGACTTACGGAAACTGTTCCACACTTTGTATTGCATGATAGCATACCTTTCAAATTAGTCTAGACGCTTGGATGGAAAATCTCTCTTATGCTGCATTTCTGTTCAGATGGTTGCTGTACTGTCTGTTTTTACTAGTGAGCTGAAGCCTTGCCCTTTTCAGATTCTTAAAAACGGTGGCTTGCTATTGTTGCTGATCATGGTTTTGGCCCTCTGGGTTGTCTTTTAGGCAGCCATTTATGTGCAGCATTTCGCTAACTCTGGTTGTCTATCAAGTGTATGAGGTAGTTGCATCAGTTTTTGCGTAATCTCACACTGGCACATACAATCATTTCACTAACTCTGGTGGGCATAATTCGTCAGCCTATGCATCTTTCAGATTTTGGCCAATTTGTTGATCCTATCAGGTGGCTCTATGCTGCATcttattgtttggaaaaaaaaaacactctaCACCCCTAAAGTATCTCGAGAGTTTACACCCTATAAATCATTTGTTGGTTTACTTACAAATGCACTGGATTGGGTGGGAGCGGCATACGCGATGGAGGAAAAGGCTGGTTTGGGTTTTCGAGAGTTGCACATATTTAACCGAGCAATGCTGGTTCGGCAGGGGTGGAGAATAACTACGTGCCTGGATTCACTTTGGGTGCATTTGGTTCCTGGTCCGTATATATAAGCTAGGTTGAGTATACGTAGTAGTAATTTGTTTGGTTGTTTTTATTATTTCAGATTGCTTGAgaagaaatatgtttatttgtttgtaGAAAGATATATTGTatgagataaaaatatataaataagtgttatcatgatatttattttatgttATTGTATTATTATAGTCCTTAGTCTATCTATTTAAGTCTTAATATTCTTTGAAATATATTAATATCACTTAATACACACTAACCATACACTAATAGTATCATTTGTGTTAGAATTTGATTACAGTTAGTGGTCAATTAGCAACAAGGTATCTTTAGCAAAGGGACATGTCTTTGGTTAAGAGACTTCATACCATTTTATTGTGTCCATTTGAGAGATACATGTCTTTTTAATGACACCCCTTCATCATTTGTATGTAAATATTTTATTGAATCAATACAAGAGTTGTACTCTTTTTACTTTCTATTTGCAATACGTTATCAGCCACGTTAGTTCTACTTCAATGCTAATCGGCCAACGATGCCTGTCAGTCGAGAACAGATCGGTCACGAACATAGGCACGACGACCTCTACAGAGAAGGATGAACATCATTTTCATGGCCATGAAGCACACGACGAATCTTAGCACGACGGCGGATCAGCAAACCGCACGAACGTGGCGCCCAGAACACAATGAGAAGCCAGTTTCCACTCAGCAAAATGCCAAAACATAGAGCGATCGAACAACACTTGAGGCACAAAGGCCTATGCATAGAGAACATCGACTCATCCTTCTTCACCGGAGACACTGGATACAACAAGAGAAGGATTACAGTTGCAACAGTGGCAGCTCTCTCCATTTCCGGCACCACTAACTCCGTGGTGGCATCCCTCTGCAACGGTGTCGCCGTCCTTCACTACACCGACCGAAGACACTGATTCGGTGGACGAACAAATCAAATGACCGCAACAACAGGAGCAAATGTAAGTTGATGGCATCCATGATCCATCTTACCTCTCTGTGATGCTCGACTTCAAGGCGGCGACAACCCAAGCGGCGCCCCTTGAGGGTGCATAGCCCTAGACCGGCAGATGATGACACACATAGCCCAAGATACCGGTGGCGGTTCCTCCCGCCGTGGCGGCCCTTTGGGCTAACCGGGAAGCAGCGACAACGGTAGTGGGTATACCCTTCGATGGCGCCTAAGCGCGCCCGTGTCCGCGCATGCATGGGGCAAGGGCCCTTTGGGCTTCTTCGTGTGCGCGCGAGAGAGGGTGGGGGTGGAGCACCCTCTAGACTGGCGACCCCACCGGCAAAAGGCAACACAGCCTCGACTGCATGGTGCGATGTCTCCAGCATGACTTCTTGGTGGCTGTCATCCAAGTCGACGATGTTCCATGGCAGCCCAACTTGCCCGAAGGCGGCGTTGGCTTGTCCAGCGGCGGTCTGACCTGCCCAGAGGTGGCTTTGGCTTGCTTCCTAGCGGTGGCCAGCTCATGCCCGAGCTGGCCTCAACCGGCATCGGCGCCTTCCTCTGGCAGCGCCCGACGGTCAGTCGGCTAAACCTCGCCCGTGCTCCCTCCTTCTCCCACGGCAGCAACCTGGCGGTGGCACCTTTGCACCGTGGTGCCGCCCTCCCCTCTGCACAAGCCGGCCTCATCGGCCACGACGGCCGCTCTGCCCAATTCCGATGACAGCTAGGGGGGTGTTGGCAAACCCTAACCTCCCCCCTTATACGGCACGGTTCCCCCTAACCGAATGGGCCCAAAGGCCATATGGGCCTAAGCCCAAGTTTCTTTGCCCCATTCGGCTGGCTCACTAAGGCCATTGGCATTTCTACAAAAAAACACCCTGGGTTTCTGTTTAATTGCGTTATAATAAATATAATGAATTGTCATTTTACATTAAAAACCTCTGGTTTTAAATATATTGCACTTTACatgtcatgtcccaaattcttaatcacgcatttaagaaAAATCATACTTcctaagcattatgcttaattttgcgtaatggtaattcggagcgctaatgcactttgttaaaaatcatttggatgagaaaaaaaattgggggagaaaagaatagaaattgcattgaaaatactcattttctctaacatgtgggccccacatgtggccccaccatcccacccactccctctctcaagtgggcagcaccccacctgccctctctctctcctctcctcactccccATGTTCCCACcgagctgcagcagcagctctccccctctcactctcccactcaagctcactctctcttttcttccaaaattcgagttcaagtggaggattcaaggtatagTAGAGGTTACATGTGGGATTGGAGGATCCCACGCGTTTTCCTTGCAGGACAAGATGTGCCACTGCCGCGTTTTGACTGGACAATGTggggggtcgtttagggtcttgtgcccacgcctctGTTATGCACCGAAAGGGGTTTAAGTTGTTAATGTGACATGACGTCCGtgcaagaaaatgaggcattcgtcgtggagcgccgccacgtgttggaggaaaCTCGGATATGGCCATGGCCCGCCCAGGTATTCAATGGGGGGACACGACAgtgttggttccgcttcatcttctggacctacgtggctgcgtgGCCTGGGTATATAGCTGGGGTTACCCGGCTAGAGTCTCCATAGTCCCACGagcgagcagttaaccttgacttaagtatggcatcgtcttcctccttatcttcttcggagatgtcgatgatctcgatggcttcttcagGAGCCATACCGTTTCGGTCGTCGACAGAGGCGCCAGTGGTAAGGCCGCTTtcatctctgcaggggaggtggttgcCCGTCGCTCTGTCTCGACCTTTGGTTGGGGAGgccatgcctgtcgagatcatcgatatctccgatgacgatgaggagattgactgggatctcctgcagGGGGAGAGCGAGTAGACGTCTGTGGAGCCGGCGGTGAAacaggaggaggccgggaaggcAAGGGAGAAGTCCCCGCCAGCGACCTCCTCAGACTCCTCAGTGTCCTCCAAAAGCTCGGGAGCCAGCTACTATATCGGCTTCCAcagcggcaggccgcagatgaggcgtaTACGCCGTCCCATGCGTGCCCCCTGCCGGGAcctgtaggaggtgaaggtggtcactgggatggcgtacttggtgacaccgtgatatatccatgtctcatggctgaacttagtcaccttgtattCTTTCTCACCCTGTTTTGTTCCGTAGGGAtttatcttcttcgtggcaatttctgtactgtTGCTTCAGTATGTCTCCCCTAGATGTACTAGTTGtataataatataacatggacctTCGGGAACGGTCGTGTCTCCTTTTGTATCGAAGTgcgaggggatctttcgaatgggtgaccgcatgcgtgcgtgccttcgtgcctccaaaccgtgcttcttcgtccccttcgaaggcgatggctagtttttctgatgacCGGGGCATCGAGCCTTCGTATAGATCATCGATGATTTCGTTCCTtctaggggagaggtggcctcaggaGTCTGGTGGTGATAGAtatgtagggtaactaaggagaatcGGGTGGAGCAGTGGCGACCTTGTCGTCTCCGGTTATTGCGTACTTCTCGGGCCTGGCTTtggtagggcctccttcccaatttgttccagatttccaactcagtgaagtccatctggaaTCTTTGGAGACGAGctctggaggtggtccttgaccttTAAAGTTCCTTAGCGACTGCCCGAGTTGAAGGCGatgccgaaggctaggcgggagaggtggttcgcgaCACCCTCAACACTTAGTTGCTGCCTGGCTCcgaaggtactccgtccagagcctagcgatggcgcgTCGAaggagaagccgaaggctaggagggagaggcggtccgcgaccccctcgacccttagccactaccaTGAATTGCGGTCTCTGTAATGGACAATTGAGGGTTCCAGTATGTTTCCCATGCCACTAagagtgggcttttattaaatgttagtataacactcataaaatgacgtatgaaatgtgtctttaagggatatggtagggtaatgattttactttttaccatacgtgtttgactCATgtgggtcatacctttccctgtagagagagggatttttatacccctttggaGTTTTCGAAAAACATCCCCATCGcaggggtttttggaagtctctccgttttgccggaggttttgtaaggctcttcgttgtgcagaggtttggtaaagctctccgttttttgccggaggtttggtaaacctctccgtttttaccgaaggtttggtaaagctctctgtttttactggaggtttggtgaagctctccatttttaccggaggtttagtgaagctctccgttgtgtggaggttttctaagactctctgtttttgtcagaggttttgtaagactctccatttttgttgaagGTTTTGtgaggttctccgtttttgccagaggttttgtaagactctccgtttttgttggaggttttgtaaagttctccgtttttgccggaggttttgtaaagatctccatttttgtcggaggttttgtaaagttctctgtttttgtcgaaggtttttgtaagactcttcatttttgtcggaggttttgtaaagttctctgtttttgtcgaaggtttttgtaagactctctgtttttatcggaggtttgtgtaagactctccgtttttaccagaggtttttgtaagactctttgtttttgctagatgtttgtaagactccttggcatgtattaatgccaaaggtcctacacactatgagagctacgcaataccttctagaaaacctaggtagtcttaccttctaggtgacctaggcatgctacgcctgcggtgtgtaggcttgtcgtgctcccaaggaaacgcctggggtgcaccgcaacagtATCCACTAAGGATGTGCCCTAGCGCGTGACATTTATATgatcgaagctatgcaataccttctagggcACCcagggcataatctgccttgcaggtgacctaggcacaagcggtgcccgcggtatataagcatgtcgtgtagagaggattccttgcaacatcattcctcagagcaccgcatcctcacatcacggtagtcccctgatatgtggcgtccacacactatcgaggctacacaatatcttccaggaaacctagacagtcttaccttccaggtgacctaggcttgtgacgcccgcggtgtgtgagCTCCACTTCCTatcagggcaaagcctaccctccgggaaaccttttcaggtgacctttgggtttaggcaagcaatgcttactggtgcgtgggcttgtcacgcctccggagaaatccccctggggcaccgcaactacattaccaaaaagtcccttgataaccggtatctacacactattgaggctacacaataccttcgaggaaacctagacagtcttgccttccaggtgacctaagcatgctacgcccgcggtgtgtaggcaaggcgtgcaatgaggattccttgcgacagcattcctcggagcaccgcaactccgccaccgaggacatcccctggGGTGTGGCTTCGATACCCGAGGCTAtacaaatgccttccagggcatcctaggcataatctgccttgcaggtgacctaggcataagcagcGCCTGAGGTGTGTGGGCCTCAATGTCTACCAAGattacgcaatgccttccaggaaatctaagcagtcttgccttccaggtgacctaggcatgctacgtctgcGGTATGCGGGCTTGTCACgtcacccgaagatgtcctacgggtggcgccgcaacacggtatatcaaggaaatcccttgatatgtggcaactacacttccgaggccgcacaataccttccagaaaacctgggcagacccgccccccaggcgacctaggaaCAATGCGTTTGCGaaagtgtagggattttgcatggttatacttggtaagttttgcagtctacttttggcaataagaagctagtagTAGCGTAGAATATAactaggttatataactgtttAAATGAGAAtctaacttaagttctactgcttctacctagtcgctatttattgaaaaaaaagacttctagcagtaaggttggaggcatCCAATAGACTCTAACCTGGCCGTAtaaaagacggatcactaggtaaactacttgaTGGTTAATAGCgggtgtacctttgtaggaataaggcctctattgcgaggcttggtggcctcgaagctTGTGgttaggctgggagaggcggtgcttgaccccctcagcctttagccattgCCTGGCCCTGGAGGTAATCcttctggagcctggcgacatcatgttggaggcgtagtcgaaggttagttgggagaggcggtcctagactgccttggcccttagccgctgcccggctccagaggtgctccgtccggagcctggcgatggcgtgtccgtgactcagttctcgttgctggacgtggtaccgttggtagggTCGGTAGCgatggtgcagggttgaggggccggggatttGCCCAAAAGGTGGCCCCAGGCCTTCGGACCCTACGCCGTCCTTCGCCCACTCCTTTTGcggccaggtattctgcttgccttccgaggtattcctcccagaaggtcatgagggtgtggcagttgttggtgttgtggccgcgccttAGTCCGTGCAGGACGCACCCATGTGCGTCCGGGGGCgctggagcttggagttgtcattggggtcgGTGCTAAAGGCTGTGTGTCCCAGAGCCAGTGGTTTCCCCCCGGTCTTCTTTCCCTTTGGGAGACAATCGAGGCTACCCGGTGCATCGGCTTTTGGGGCTGaggtggttctgactatgcctccccagaCGAGGTGGGCTCGAGGTTCCCTGTGcgcggttggcgttgcgagggcggcGTCGGAGGCGCTAGTGGGGTCCGCGCATCctggagccctccgtctccttggaaccctctttcgcctgaggggcccaaggagggcgctagGTGGACAGACTTTTCGAAGATTTTGGCttgctcggggtatcccaggtgtggtcgaatgGGATACCtagggaccaagtccaggtgaGAGCATTCCtaggttggaccgcccagaaccattggaagacGGCCTGCTTGGCCGTGGCTTTGGCCGCGTCCTCTcttgaggcggtgaggtcttcgtcgtgcagatgctggaaggcctccacgccgtctggagttcctataccgacccagggttctcagttggccaaggtcggaggaacgccgtcccacatgGCAGCGGGGCTGTAGCATGCATACTGTGCGTATGGCTaaggcagccatgcatatggttacatgcttgcaatggtgggtatgacggttttagctaaccctttggtggtttttctagTAGGTTCCTACCTCTcgtagcacttctatgttcgaaCGGagcgttgttggagcaagagttcgtcttgccctatcaagtacgacgagagtttcttctaagtaggagactcaaacttggagacgaagtttaagaggaaggaacaccacgaatatattgatggtagaaataATGGATCGCTCTGGAaagagtatcacaacgtgacttggtgtatttttacctttgtatctttttttctgTCTTGCCCGTCCCCTGTCCAGAGGGCCatgacctcctatttatagggctatgcgtaacttgacgtacaagttatcataatgtacaaatatctgagaTCTgacaaattactgggccttatcccggataactactttctacctgatcggtggagataaatatccaccgtggtaactatcgtggtgcttgccccctggAGTGTGGCGAGCCGATCGccgattgcggcccggcgccgcactgtcaggggtgtcaggatagcctccatcacacCGGGGTGTTAAAgcggcgtccattagcctaggcttttaatgtcagtcacttccttgcaagcaAAACACGACTGGTGCTTCCCTTTTGACAGATCTTTCATAaagcctgctgactcaccttgctgTCTTTGGGAAGGCAACTCGAGCAGCCCGAGGCAGAGACCTTGGGAGGCATGGGACCtggaggtgaaagctttggagaagcagggctccggaaggccggggctttaggaggccgaagcttcagGGGACTAAGGCTTTGAGAGGTCGGctttttggaaggcttcgggagaccgagtcGGCTGagtcaagggaaggcttcgcaggtacgaaggggtaccgtgaagggatatGATGACTTTGGAGatcgagcctttaactgagggtccggagaccaAGGCTCCGGAGAGACctagatagtaatcttcaactatTATTCTCAGACTGATTTATTTTCTCCTAACATAAAGCTTATGCTACCTTGTTCCAAAAAAAATGTAACGGATATTGCTACCCTATGGTTGCAATtggttagattttttttcccgtggcTGAGCACGGCCATTTTACTGGCTAGTTAGCTAGAAGAATAAAATAGCTAAACACCAACCAGAATCTGCTCCAGCCCATCCCCATTTTATCCATCACAGCGCGCGGCACCCTTGAATCCCAGACCTCTGTTTCAAAATCAAGAATCTCTAGCAGCTTGTTACATTGCCGCAAGCTAGATCCACATCAAACCCAGCACGAGGATCTGCTTCACAAGCGAGTGAGCCGGCACTGGTTCGACCGGTGCAAAACATGCGCGCGCCAGTCCATCACGACCTGGTCTCGAAGGGCTTGTAGGTCTTGAGCGAGTCGAACACGCCCTGCACGGACGAAGCGCAGGCGGCGATGGTGATGAGGAAGCAGACGAAGCTGAGGCTCTGCAGCGCCACCCACCTGGCGCTGAACCGCGGGACCTGCCGCTGCCGTATGTGCATCTCCACGGGGAAGAACACGGTGAGCGGCCAGAAGGCCACGCTGCCCAGGATGCCCAGGATACTGTTGAAGAAGGGCAGCAGGACGGCGGCCAGGGTGATCACGGCCACGAACGCCGTGCGCCACACCAGACGGAACACGTTCACGCCGCCGTACTCCCGCGTCGAACTGGGGCACCGAGATGCCACGGCGCCCTCCACCGCCGCGAACAACGGCTGCAGGAACACCTGGAACCCGCCCACGAGGTGGAGGACGATGCACACGTTGGCAAAGTCCACCAGCCAGTAGGGCTCGTAGAAGCCGGTGAGGATGTTCCCCGGCGCGCTGTTGCCGAACGCCGAGTAGCCCAGGCAGCCGCACAGCATGTAGAATGCCGTCGTAGCCGAGACGCCCATGATCGTCGCTTGCCGCATCGTCTTGTTCTCGGCCGGGGGAGCGCGCAGCGTGTCCTGCACCCGTCACCGCAAAGAAGCTTGATAGCTTGTCACCGAGTTGCTGTTGTTTACACAGAGTATCTTGTTTGACCACTGGAGTACGTAGTAGCTTTTCTCACCTGGATTTCAATGAGGATTATGGTATAAGAGTAGGCAAATGCGATGTTGCCGAGGGCCTGGAACGTCATCCATATCTTCTGCGCTGAGTCAACATCCACTCCAACCTCCGTGCCAGTCAGCGTCGTCTTCCCCGTGGGACCTGGCATATCGAGCGCACAGATAATCAGTGGTATACTATGTATATTTTGTTAGTTAAGATTTCAGAACCGAGATGTATGTGAATGATAACTGATAAGTGGTAAACAGGTGATACCTGACATGGTCTgcgcgaggccgaggccgaCGGCGATGGTGGCGTAGGAGAAGGACATGACGGCAGCAACAACGGAGAGCCACCAGAGCTCGTGGAAGTTGGGGAGCTGGCTGAAGATGACTTGCACCACCCCGAACGCCATGATGTACGAGCTCGTGTTTTGGGTGCAGTCCGCGTCGTGCCCGTGCCAGTGGAAGCAGTTCGACTTGAGGATAGCCCTGCAtccaagcaaaaagaaaaaaaaaaacagtcgATCATGTCGATCAATGAATCACGTACAGCATGTTAAGCTTGGCAGGTATGTACAATCGCACTAGTATGTACCGTTACAACGTAAACATTATTTGGTTAGTTCATACGATTAAGTTTTCGGGCTAGTCCAATTTCGTCTAAGTCATACAAGTTTAGGGACCTACGCAGCACTGACGGACGCTGTGATGGTGTAGCCGATGCCGGTGCCGAACATGTTGACATACTGGCAGAAGCCGCAGAACCAGACATACCACCCACCTGCACATACACACAAGAAAGAGAGGGCAATACCAATGGCGTCGATCTTTGCATGTAAAGTTCATAGATGTCTGACTTCAATTTGGATGTGGTGATCACAGATTCACAGTCGAGTGGTAGTAGTATATACCCAGGTAGGACTCGACAGCTTCGGTGTAGGTGTAGTTGCGCTTGCCGGTGACAGGGTCGTCGACGCGGTAGCagtcggcgaggaggccgcacaTGTAGTAGGTGATGGCCGCGAAGAGCAGCAGGATCACCGGCCCGGCCACCCAACCCAGCTGGGCCATCGCCCACGCCAGCGACAGCACGCCGGAGCCGATCACCGCCGTGATGATGTGCGCCGTCGCCGTCCATACCGTCCCTGTACCATGCGTACGAAACAAGGTCGTCAATTTCGCAAGGGAAATCACGCATGagctcttcttttctttcaatgCAGAAGAGAAGCAACAAATGGTTATAGTTTGTAGTAAGGACACTTGAGTCACAGGAGAATTCtcaataccatgcatgcatgtactacTACGACGGTAGGACCTACGCGATGCGGTGCTCACGTACGATTGAGAATGAGTTTTACCTGTCCTCCTCTCCTTGCCGTCGTCGTCAACGTCGCCGTGGCCGCTGTGGGGATGGGCGTCGATGTCCATGGCTTCGACGCGCATCCCTTCTCCCATGCCTTCAGCGGAATGATGAGGGCTCGGTTCGGTTTCCATTCCTGTACGTGCTCGCTCGCTCGATCCTTCGATGGGTGAAGATGGCAGGAGGACTTAGCGCGCGGTGCCGGTGGTGGTCGGGAGTGGGAATAGGGCCGGGGAGAGGCAACGAGTGGCGCTAGCTGCATATGGTGTAAGTGGCGAGGAGCCAACGAGCGCCACGCCATCGACGGAAATGAGAGCAGCGGCGCGAGTGGGAGCGTAAAATTTGGGTTTCTTCCCTCGTCTCTCGCGGTCGTGGGCAAGCGAGACCGCGCAATGAGATGCACGTGGCAAAGTACTATATATTGGGCTAGCTGAG
The sequence above is drawn from the Phragmites australis chromosome 10, lpPhrAust1.1, whole genome shotgun sequence genome and encodes:
- the LOC133930096 gene encoding amino acid permease 1-like, with the translated sequence MGEGMRVEAMDIDAHPHSGHGDVDDDGKERRTGTVWTATAHIITAVIGSGVLSLAWAMAQLGWVAGPVILLLFAAITYYMCGLLADCYRVDDPVTGKRNYTYTEAVESYLGGWYVWFCGFCQYVNMFGTGIGYTITASVSAAAILKSNCFHWHGHDADCTQNTSSYIMAFGVVQVIFSQLPNFHELWWLSVVAAVMSFSYATIAVGLGLAQTMSGPTGKTTLTGTEVGVDVDSAQKIWMTFQALGNIAFAYSYTIILIEIQDTLRAPPAENKTMRQATIMGVSATTAFYMLCGCLGYSAFGNSAPGNILTGFYEPYWLVDFANVCIVLHLVGGFQVFLQPLFAAVEGAVASRCPSSTREYGGVNVFRLVWRTAFVAVITLAAVLLPFFNSILGILGSVAFWPLTVFFPVEMHIRQRQVPRFSARWVALQSLSFVCFLITIAACASSVQGVFDSLKTYKPFETRS